A window from Drosophila nasuta strain 15112-1781.00 chromosome 3, ASM2355853v1, whole genome shotgun sequence encodes these proteins:
- the LOC132794274 gene encoding ganglioside-induced differentiation-associated protein 1 isoform X1: MSNHQGNEIAPVAPKPQDFKAPVFKDDKLVLYFHPYNFYSQKVLLVLYEKNIEFTPYMIDLCNGEQYSNWFLNLNPKGDVPVLQDGILTIPNSQHIINYVETKYRGESHPLLKPYNPNSFEAGKVTIFERELSRLPIGALSLGSFIHDDLKLVPKAPFIGPVRQALLKNNHKIVELLRSQLSESIVQSAALNQKLNLQLRRRELVSSRADFQRVLDAVLDLLLKVEKQMEKDNKDGWLIGDDFTLADVGFGILLQRLFQLGFENYYWAHGKLPRVERYFMRFRQRASYLKLIPNSNFEILKEMWSMTPTNYKVGATAGFLGMAMFAAFAHK; encoded by the exons ATGAGCAACCATCAAGGCAACGAAATCGCGCCAGTGGCGCCTAAGCCACAGGACTTCAAAGCTCCTGTCTTTAAGGATGACAAACTTGTGCTCTACTTTCATCCGTACAACTTTTACTCACAAAAA gtgctgctggtgctttatgaaaaaaatattgaatttactCCGTACATGATCGATCTGTGCAATGGAGAGCAATATTCGAATTGGTTCCTAAATCTGAATCCCAAGGGGGACGTGCCAGTGCTGCAGGATGGAATACTTACCATACCCAACTCTCAGCACATCATCAACTATGTGGAAACCAAATATCGTGGAG AGTCGCATCCACTTCTCAAGCCATACAATCCAAATTCTTTCGAAGCTGGTAAAGTGACAATTTTTGAACGAGAATTATCTCGACTTCCAATCGGTGCTCTAAGTCTGGGATCTTTTATCCACGATGATCTGAAACTAGTGCCAAAAGCTCCGTTCATTGGACCTGTGCGTCAAGCGCTGCTCA AGAACAACCACAAAATTGTTGAACTCTTGCGTAGCCAGTTAAGCGAATCGATTGTTCAAAGTGCTGCCTTAAACCAGAAACTAAATCTTCAATTGCGACGCCGAGAGTTGGTTTCATCACGTGCCGATTTCCAGCGGGTCCTTGATGCGGTGCTTGATCTACTGCTCAAGGTGGAGaaacaaatggaaaaagaTAATAAGGATGGTTGGCTAATTGGAGATGACTTTACACTGGCTGATGTTGGCTTTGGAATTCTGCTGCAGCGTCTTTTTCAGTTGGGATTCGAGAACTATTACTGGGCTCATGGCAAGTTGCCAAGGGTGGAGCGTTACTTTATGCGCTTCAGGCAACGAGCATCGTACCTTAAGCTAATCCCGAACAGCAATTTCGAGATACTCAAGGAAATGTGGAGTATGACGCCGACGAACTACAAAGTGGGAGCCACGGCCGGTTTCTTGGGTATGGCGATGTTCGCAGCCTTTGCGCACAAGTAG
- the LOC132794273 gene encoding acyl-coenzyme A diphosphatase FITM2, whose protein sequence is MATKRRPLRPNLGGSGSSGPQSSNSNMNFRPGGPDITRSEARGTRPTAAPTSIREILVMGVIHLCKKTIFFNTDLKVALYLGSLFIISLIGDFLPFPKTYFARSDNLFNLYFVKIGWGWTLLFLVPFTVLSSYTITCGDMKRMLRHHLPRVLIATFFWFFWTKLFNIVETSYGRCTTKGYASKSSCLKAGHLWQGFDISGHAFILIHSSLVLIEEARPIIKWETIKEHLRNELHNRSVSETSGSNPLRALNEEQIRSLKFLYNRWTPIIRTLFIGMAALQLLWDIMLVGTMLYYHRMIEKVISGIIAILTWYFTYRFWYPTNGLLPEAPGNGVFYYQRESFVFKRPTHLPSCSTQAGVQVSPGGARANANGQWQSGKLGGQSQQQQQQQQIPTFMGMPLFTNVKAAASAASLLQAEQKKREQQASLES, encoded by the exons atggCCACAAAGCGACGTCCACTTCGGCCAAATCTGGGCGGCAGCGGAAGTAGCGGCCCTCAAAGTAGTAACTCCAATATGAACTTTCGACCTGGAGGACCTGACATCACAAGATCCGAGGCACGCGGCACACGTCCCACAGCGGCTCCAACGAGCATACGCGAGATCCTCGTCATGGGCGTGATACACTTGTGCAAAAAGACCATCTTCTTCAACACGGACCTTAAGGTGGCGCTCTATTTGGGCAGTCTATTCATCATATCGCTCATTGGCGACTTCTTGCCCTTTCCCAAAACGTACTTTGCCCGCTCTGACAacttattcaatttgtatttcgtCAAAATCGGCTGGGGTTGGACTTTGTTGTTCCTCGTGCCCTTTACGGTGCTTTCGTCGTATACAATCACCTGTGGCGATATGAAACGCATGCTGAGACATCACTTGCCTCGAGTACTGATTGCCACATTCTTCTGGTTCTTCTGGACGAAACTGTTTAACATAGTGGAAACTTCATATGGTCGTTGCACAACGAAAG GCTACGCAAGCAAGTCCAGCTGCCTAAAAGCAGGTCATTTATGGCAAGGTTTCGACATCTCTGGACACGCTTTCATACTCATCCACTCGAGCTTAGTGCTGATCGAAGAGGCGCGTCCCATTATCAAGTGGGAAACGATTAAAGAGCATCTGCGCAATGAACTGCACAATCGCAGTGTCTCCGAGACGTCTGGCAGCAATCCACTGCGTGCTCTTAATGAGGAACAAATTCGTAGTCTAAAATTTTTGTACAATCGCTGGACGCCCATTATTCGCACATTGTTCATTGGCATGGCTGCCCTGCAACTGCTCTGGGACATCATGCTAGTGGGTACGATGCTGTACTATCATCGCATGATCGAGAAGGTGATCAGCGGCATCATTGCCATTCTTACGTGGTACTTTACCTATCGCTTCTGGTATCCCACTAATGGTCTCTTACCCGAGGCGCCTGGCAATGGAGTATTTTACTATCAACGCGAGAGCTTTGTGTTCAAGCGTCCCACGCATTTGCCAAGCTGCTCAACGCAGGCTGGTGTCCAGGTGTCGCCAGGTGGTGCAAGAGCAAACGCCAATGGACAATGGCAGTCGGGTAAACTAGGTGGCCaatcgcaacagcagcagcaacagcaacaaataccCACCTTTATGGGTATGCCGCTGTTCACCAATGTGAAGGCAGCTGCCTCAGCCGCTAGTTTGTTGCAGGCCGAGCAGAAGAAGCGCGAACAACAGGCAAGCTTGGAGAGTTGA
- the LOC132794274 gene encoding ganglioside-induced differentiation-associated protein 1 isoform X2, translating to MSNHQGNEIAPVAPKPQDFKAPVFKDDKLVLYFHPYNFYSQKVLLVLYEKNIEFTPYMIDLCNGEQYSNWFLNLNPKGDVPVLQDGILTIPNSQHIINYVETKYRGESHPLLKPYNPNSFEAGKVTIFERELSRLPIGALSLGSFIHDDLKLVPKAPFIGPVRQALLKNNHKIVELLRSQLSESIVQSAALNQKLNLQLRRRELVSSRADFQRVLDAVLDLLLKVEKQMEKDNKDGWLIGDDFTLADVGFGILLQRLFQLGFENYYWAHGKLPRVERYFMRFRQRASYLKLIPNSNFEILKEMWSMTPTNYKVGATAGFLVGHIV from the exons ATGAGCAACCATCAAGGCAACGAAATCGCGCCAGTGGCGCCTAAGCCACAGGACTTCAAAGCTCCTGTCTTTAAGGATGACAAACTTGTGCTCTACTTTCATCCGTACAACTTTTACTCACAAAAA gtgctgctggtgctttatgaaaaaaatattgaatttactCCGTACATGATCGATCTGTGCAATGGAGAGCAATATTCGAATTGGTTCCTAAATCTGAATCCCAAGGGGGACGTGCCAGTGCTGCAGGATGGAATACTTACCATACCCAACTCTCAGCACATCATCAACTATGTGGAAACCAAATATCGTGGAG AGTCGCATCCACTTCTCAAGCCATACAATCCAAATTCTTTCGAAGCTGGTAAAGTGACAATTTTTGAACGAGAATTATCTCGACTTCCAATCGGTGCTCTAAGTCTGGGATCTTTTATCCACGATGATCTGAAACTAGTGCCAAAAGCTCCGTTCATTGGACCTGTGCGTCAAGCGCTGCTCA AGAACAACCACAAAATTGTTGAACTCTTGCGTAGCCAGTTAAGCGAATCGATTGTTCAAAGTGCTGCCTTAAACCAGAAACTAAATCTTCAATTGCGACGCCGAGAGTTGGTTTCATCACGTGCCGATTTCCAGCGGGTCCTTGATGCGGTGCTTGATCTACTGCTCAAGGTGGAGaaacaaatggaaaaagaTAATAAGGATGGTTGGCTAATTGGAGATGACTTTACACTGGCTGATGTTGGCTTTGGAATTCTGCTGCAGCGTCTTTTTCAGTTGGGATTCGAGAACTATTACTGGGCTCATGGCAAGTTGCCAAGGGTGGAGCGTTACTTTATGCGCTTCAGGCAACGAGCATCGTACCTTAAGCTAATCCCGAACAGCAATTTCGAGATACTCAAGGAAATGTGGAGTATGACGCCGACGAACTACAAAGTGGGAGCCACGGCCGGTTTCTTGG TTGGGCACATTGTATAA
- the LOC132794269 gene encoding LOW QUALITY PROTEIN: alanine--tRNA ligase, mitochondrial (The sequence of the model RefSeq protein was modified relative to this genomic sequence to represent the inferred CDS: deleted 1 base in 1 codon), which translates to MYNSAKKLQRVLSAREIRKTFIDYFTLNHEHKFVRSSPVVPFCDPTVAFVNAGMNQFKSVFLGTAAAPHKRVVNSQKCVRVGGKHNDLSVVGQDGYHHTFFEMLGNWSFGDYFKREACALALELLRGPYNIDMGRLYVTYFGGDKVLGIPADMECFEIWRSLGFPTERILPFGCKDNFWEMGATGPCGPCTEIHIDHIPGSGPSAVKERAKLVNAGHADLTELWNLVFIQYNRNADGSITQLPAKHVDTGMGFERLTAILQNKSSNYDTDLFTPLFDGIQSLAKAPIYGGSFPDSHNAALLDTSYRILADHTRMISVCLADGMLPDQNQKLRRVLRKAFNISKQVFAHENLLAELIPIVAETLGDAYPEIASKQQSVIELIAHEQDVYKHLCASSSKAFAEVLTEFPKLDDIDLMECPGFVPAYREFQVQRSNFPNNTIPGDFLYKLTDTYGLSEESFLKLAELENMNCDLERYRAELAVAKLRTKQQLRNGVAGDFAMEQRIANAQALLTKKLPATDNSHKYTYSYDVANESYEIPVLKSRVLGMLHNETEVSDTYGKRLNAKVDTLSIVTEASSFYYEAGGQQSDLGKLLVQCKQRPSEPHQLEVLDVKLLNGCVVHVCGLSTPIEDLELAVGDEIQLEVNAKHRQLNMCHHTATHLLNAAIRSLFNKVTYQVSSQVNSELCKLEVGLLGKRIQKSDVQHIEDLINRAICAASDVKVQHLSAADVLQQNDITMIPGEVYPEHGLRLVNVQCPELNLSSKELCCGTHVTNTKELSSFCIINLKQTNRARFAFTAVAGDAAENVLKTVALLRHRVDMLEEQFQSDKLTNATENELQTIRHNILHSSIKLPYAFKMDTLERINDMLRKLKETSRTTLKEFVEVEMRNLLLEKPLDTNPYILHYITSSALVEEIPLQRATKLCTDRPILVVSMCNNIVKARCCVPKNCTSERFNATLWLQSFAKTFGGQVATPKGQNAELMCNMKGRKVNTQFEEQLEQAMCSAQAYAKSHLDF; encoded by the exons ATGTACAATTCGGCCAAAAAATTACAGCGTGTGCTAAGCGCACGCGAGATACGCAAGACATTCATAGACTACTTTACGCTCAACCATGAGCACAAGTTTGTCCGCTCCAGTCCCGTGGTGCCATTCTGTGATCCCACCGTTGCCTTTGTCAACGCGGGCATGAACCAG TTCAAATCTGTGTTCCTgggcacagcagcagcgccacACAAGCGGGTTGTCAATTCACAAAAGTGTGTGCGCGTTGGCGGCAAACACAACGATCTGTCGGTTGTTGGTCAGGATGGCTATCATCACACATTCTTCGAAATGTTGGGCAATTGGTCCTTTGGTGACTACTTTAAG CGCGAAGCCTGTGCTTTGGCCTTAGAACTGCTGCGAGGACCTTACAACATCGATATGGGACGATTGTATGTCACCTATTTTGGGGGCGACAAAGTGCTTGGAATACCTGCAGACATGGAATGCTTTGAAATCTGGCGCAGCTTAGG GTTCCCAACTGAGCGTATTTTACCCTTTGGCTGCAAGGATAACTTTTGGGAAATGGGTGCAACAGGACCATGTGGACCTTGCACGGAAATTCACATCGATCACATACCTGGCTCTGGCCCAAGTGCCGTCAAGGAGCGAGCTAAGTTAGTCAATGCCGGGCATGCAGATCTGACGGAGCTATGGAATTTGGTTTTCATTCAATATAATCG CAATGCCGATGGCAGCATAACACAGCTGCCCGCCAAGCATGTGGATACGGGCATGGGATTCGAGCGTTTAACAGCGATACTGCAGAATAAATCATCCAACTATGACACGGATCTATTTACGCCGCTCTTCGATGGTATCCAAAGT ctggcTAAAGCACCTATTTACGGAGGCAGCTTTCCTGATTCCCATAATGCCGCATTGCTTGACACAAGCTATAGAATATTGGCCGACCACACACGCATGATTAGCGTATGTCTAGCCGATGGCATGCTGCCAGACCAAAA TCAGAAATTGCGACGTGTGCTGCGCAAGGCATTCAACATTTCCAAACAGGTGTTTGCCCATGAGAATTTGCTTGCGGAGTTGATTCCAATTGTAGCAGAAACACTGGGAGATGCTTATCCAGAGATTGCGTCCAAGCAACAGTCGGTTATTGAATTAATTGCCCACGAGCAGGATGTGTACAAACATTTATGTGCGAGTTCATCGAAAGCTTTCGCTGAGGTGCTAACAGAATTCCCCAAACTGGATGATATTGATTTAATGGAGTGTCCCGGCTTTGTCCCAGCTTATCGGGAGTTTCAAGTGCAACGCTCGAATTTCCCCAACAACACAATACCAGGGGATTTTCTGTATAAACTAACGGACACTTATGGTCTTAGCGAAGAGAGCTTCCTCAAGCTAGCCGAGCTGGAGAATATGAACTGTGATTTGGAGCGATATCGTGCCGAGTTGGCTGTGGCCAAGCTTAGAACTAAGCAACAGTTGCGCAATGGTGTTGCTGGTGACTTTGCAATGGAGCAACGTATTGCAAATGCCCAAGCGCTGCTCACCAAGAAATTGCCCGCCACGGACAACAGtcacaaatacacatacagCTATGATGTGGCAAATGAATCCTATGAAATTCCAGTGCTGAAAAGTCGTGTGCTTGGCATGCTGCACAACGAAACGGAGGTATCAGACACGTATGGCAAACGCCTCAATGCCAAAGTGGATACGTTGTCGATTGTGACAGAAGCTAGCTCT TTTTACTATGAAGCCGGTGGACAGCAATCCGATCTTGGCAAGTTGTTAGTACAATGCAAACAAAGACCCAGTGAGCCACATCAACTGGAGGTGTTGGATGTGAAGCTACTCAACGGTTGTGTGGTGCATGTTTGTGGTTTGAGCACTCCCATCGAAGACCTCGAACTTGCCGTTGGCGATGAGATACAGTTGGAAGTGAATGCCAAGCATCGGCAGCTGAACATGTGTCATCACACAG CAACACACCTGCTAAACGCCGCCATTCGTTCGCTCTTCAACAAGGTGACATATCAGGTTTCGAGCCAGGTTAACAGCGAGCTGTGCAAACTGGAAGTGGGACTGCTGGGCAAACGCATACAGAAGAGTGATGTGCAGCACATTGAAGATCTAATCAA TCGCGCAATTTGTGCTGCTTCCGATGTCAAAGTGCAGCATCTGAGTGCTGCCGATGTTCTGCAACAGAATGACATAACTATGATACCCGGAGAGGTTTATCCCGAGCATGGCTTGCGTCTGGTTAATGTGCAATGTCCAGAGCTGAATCTGAGTTCCAAGGAACTATGCTGCGGCACACATGTGACAAACACAAAGGAGCTGTCCAGTTTCTGCATTATTAATCTCAAGCAAACGAATCGAGCGCGTTTTGCTTTCACAGCCGTCGCTGGAGATGCTGCTGAGAAT GTGCTAAAGACAGTGGCTCTTTTGCGTCATCGCGTTGATATGCTGGAGGAGCAATTTCAGTCTGATAAGCTGACCAATGCCACAGAGAATGAGCTGCAAACCATACGCCACAACATTCTCCACTCGTCTATCAAATTGCCGTATGCTTTTAAAATGGACACTCTCGAACGCATCAACGATATGCTGCGAAAACTCAAGGAAACATCGCGTACAACACTTAA AGAATTCGTAGAGGTTGAAATGCGCAATTTATTGTTGGAGAAGCCGCTGGACACAAATCCCTacattttgcattatattaCTAGCTCAGCGTTGGTGGAGGAGATTCCCCTGCAGCGAGCCACAAAATTATGCACAGATCGTCCCATTCTAGTTGTCAGCATGTGCAACAACATTGTTAAAGCACGATGCTGCGTACCTAAG AATTGCACCAGCGAACGCTTTAATGCCACACTTTGGCTCCAATCGTTTGCCAAAACATTTGGCGGCCAGGTGGCAACGCCCAAAGGCCAGAATGCTGAGCTCATGTGCAATATGAAAGGCCGCAAAGTGAACACGCAGTTTGAGGAACAATTGGAACAAGCGATGTGTAGTGCTCAGGCTTATGCCAAGTCTCATTTAGACTTTTAA
- the LOC132794270 gene encoding flap endonuclease GEN, which translates to MGVKELWSVLTPHGQRKPICELRGKKVAIDLAGWVCESLNVVDYFVHPRHHLKNLFFRTCYLIWEQVTPVFVLEGAAPELKSKVIAKRNELQFRGVRPNQKNAQASQPTGQSQGQGKAKGKGDGGRSRFNHVLKQCENLLLSMGVQCVQGPGEAEAYCAFLNKHGLVDGVISQDSDCFAYGAIRVYRNFSVSTQGTQAAAGGAVDIYDMRDICAHMDFGQHKVIVMALLCGCDYCPDGIGGIGKDGVLKLFKKYKETEILKRLRSWRSEQDSYHALELRVDDKTICSNCGHIGRTQSHTKSGCSVCRTHQGCDESLWKEQRLSIKAELMLRKKALTDDSFPNEEIISEFLSEPAKVPNLNLDWQQPNLVKFVKQIGHLLQWPEIYCVQKFFPILTRWQVQQQTLHKTCFLQPKEIIKKRVVKGVPSLEVAWDDTRNCLVGLIPQEQIDEFSLEHPKGIEELYYTIEPLEMLQEAFPDLVAAFLKSKEKPPKPAKKAGRKKNEKADLDSENQNNVLKPKNRVPKQRQNTIDKFLKKNEAPAKEPPNEFPGPKVKQCSTPISKCLPSDLESDGEFDMSDIINGIISNPNALPTVTNHAGHLLHYKPLDDDLSLRLAQLSLHNDENLSEPPKDISFKLEKRQNSSVVKPISKRLSLDDSFDRLVKGEKNPNLAKTPLERFKQQHRLSISKVKPLTPEPTTHNVSYFFNQSADEGDVFEQIMEMSMVDMQQEEDLVVISDSD; encoded by the exons atgggAGTTAAAGAACTGTGGTCGGTTTTAACACCACACGGTCAACGGAAGCCAATATGTGAATTGCGTGGGAAAAAGGTAGCAATTGATCTCGCTGGATGGGTTTGCGAAAGTCTTAATGTGGTTGATTATTTTGTTCATCCGCGGCACCACTTAAA AAATCTATTCTTTCGCACCTGCTATCTCATATGGGAGCAGGTGACACCGGTGTTTGTGTTGGAAGGCGCTGCACCAGAACTGAAAAGCAAAGTAATCGCCAAACGCAATGAGCTGCAATTTCGAGGAGTGCGTCCCAATCAAAAGAATGCACAGGCATCACAGCCAACTGGTCAAAGCCAAGGCCAAGGGAAAGCCAAAGGAAAAGGGGATGGTGGTCGCAGCCGGTTCAATCATGTTCTCAAACAATGCGAGAATTTGTTGCTGTCAATGGGCGTTCAATGTGTCCAAGGTCCAGGCGAGGCCGAAGCATATTGTGCTTTCCTTAACAAACATGGC TTGGTAGATGGTGTTATTAGTCAAGATTCAGACTGCTTTGCGTATGGAGCTATTCGTGTTTACCGCAATTTTTCGGTGTCCACGCAGGGAACACAGGCCGCTGCTGGCGGCGCTGTGGACATCTATGATATGAGGGACATTTGTGCGCATATGGATTTTGGACAGCATAAGGTCATCGTAATGGCATTGCTGTGCGGCTGTGATTATTGTCCCGATGGCATTGGTGGTATTGGCAAAGATGGCGTTCTAAAGCTCTTTAAGAAGTACAAGGAAACCGAAATACTTAAGCG CTTACGAAGTTGGCGTTCGGAGCAGGATTCGTATCATGCGCTAGAGCTGCGAGTTGATGataaaacaatttgcagcaaTTGTGGTCACATTGGACGTACACAAAGCCACACCAAGAGCGGCTGCAGTGTCTGTAGAACACATCAAGGCTGTGACGAGAGCCTTTGGAA AGAGCAACGTCTGTCCATAAAAGCAGAGTTAATGCTCCGTAAGAAGGCGCTTACTGATGACAGCTTTCCAAACGAAGAGATAATATCCGAGTTTCTAAGTGAGCCAGCGAAAGtaccaaatttaaatttggacTGGCAGCAACCAAATCTCGTCAAATTTGTGAAACAAATCGGACATCTTCTGCAATGGCCCGAAATATACTGCGTTCAAAAgtttttcccgattttaacgCGTTggcaagtgcagcagcagacaTTGCATAAGACGTGCTTTCTCCAACCGAAGGAGATAATCAAGAAACGCGTTGTGAAGGGAGTGCCCAGCTTGGAGGTAGCTTGGGACGATACTCGCAATTGCCTTGTTGGTCTAATACCCCAGGAACAAATTGATGAATTCAGCCTGGAACATCCAAAAGGCATTGAGGAATTGTACTATACTATCGAGCCACTTGAGATGCTGCAGGAAGCGTTTCCCGATCTTGTAGCGGCGTTTTTAAAATCAAAGGAAAAGCCACCTAAGCCTGCTAAGAAAGCAGGTCgcaaaaaaaacgagaaagcGGACTTGGATtcagaaaatcaaaacaatgttttaaaaccaaaaaatcgTGTTCCTAAACAGCGACAAAACACAATTGATAAATTTCTTAAGAAAAACGAAGCACCAGCTAAAGAGCCTCCTAATGAGTTTCCCGGTCCGAAGGTGAAACAATGTTCAACGCCAATTAGCAAATGTTTGCCCTCCGATTTGGAGAGTGACGGCGAATTCGACATGTCGGATATCATTAACGGCATTATTTCAAATCCTAATGCATTGCCGACTGTTACCAATCATGCGGGACATTTATTGCATTATAAACCTTTGGATGATGATTTAAGCTTGAGATTGGCACAGCTAAGTTTACATAATGATGAGAATTTAAGCGAGCCACCAAAAGATATTAGCTTTAAACTTGAAAAACGCCAAAATAGCTCAGTGGTCAAACCCATAAGTAAACGCCTGTCGTTGGACGATAGTTTTGATCGTTTGGTAAAGGGAGAGAAGAATCCAAACTTGGCCAAAACTCCTTTGGAGCGTttcaagcagcagcatcgtcTGAGTATCTCAAAAGTTAAACCATTAACTCCAGAGCCAACAACACACAATGTCAGCTACTTTTTCAATCAAAGCGCCGACGAAGGCGATGTTTTCGAGCAAATAATGGAGATGAGCATGGTGGACATGCAACAGGAAGAAGATTTAGTTGTTATTAGCGACAGTGATTAA
- the LOC132794271 gene encoding signal recognition particle subunit SRP54, with translation MVLADLGRKITTALHSLSKATVINEEALGAMLKEICAALLEADVNIRQVKQLRENVRAVIDFDEMAGGLNKRRMIQSAVFKELIKLVDPGVKPYQPVKGKANVIMFVGLQGSGKTTTCTKLAYHYQKRNWKSCLVCADTFRAGAYDQIKQNATKARIPFYGSYTEIDPVVIAQEGVDMFKREGFEMIIVDTSGRHKQEESLFEEMLAVSNAVSPDNIIFVMDATIGQACEVQAKAFKEKVDIGSVIITKLDGHAKGGGALSAVAATQSPIIFIGTGEHIDDLEPFKTKPFVSKLLGMGDIEGLIDKVNELKLDGNEELLEKIKHGHFTIRDMYEQFQNIMKMGPFSQIMNMIPGFSQDFMTKGGEQESMARIKRMMTMMDSMSDSELDNRDGAKLFSKQPTRCIRVAQGSGVIEREVKELIAHYTKFAAVVKKMGGVKGLFKQGDMTKNVNPTQMAKLNQQMAKMIDPRMLQQMGGVGGLQNMMRQLQQGAAGGLGGLGNLMGGFGGK, from the exons ATGGTTTTAGCAGATCTGGGACGCAAAATAACAACGGCGCTGCACTCGCTGAGCAAGGCAACAGTGATAAATGAGGAAGCCCTGGGTGCCATGCTCAAAGAGATATGCGCCGCATTACTTGAGGCTGATGTAAACATAAGACAGGTGAAGCAGCTGCGCGAGAATGTACGAGCTGTGATTGACTTCGATGAGATGGCAGGTGGATTAAACAAACGTCGCATGATCCAATCCGCCGTGTTCAAGGAGCTCATCAAGCTGGTTGATCCAGGTGTGAAACCCTATCAGCCAGTTAAGGGAAAGGCGAATGTTATCATGTTTGTCGGCCTGCAGGGTTCTGGCAAGACAACAACGTGCACAAAGCTAGCCTATCACTACCAAAAACGCAACTGGAAATCGTGCCTGGTCTGTGCGGATACCTTCCGTGCTGGTGCCTACGATCAAATCAAGCAGAACGCAACGAAAGCACGCATTCCCTTCTACGGTAGCTACACTGAAATCGATCCCGTGGTCATAGCCCAAGAGGGTGTCGATATGTTCAAACGTGAAGGATTTGAAATGATCATCGTCGATACTTCGGGACGTCACAAACAGGAGGAGTCTCTGTTCGAGGAGATGTTGGCTGTATCAAATGCTGTCAGTCCCGACAATATAATCTTCGTCATGGATGCCACGATTGGACAGGCTTGTGAGGTTCAGGCCAAGGCCTTCAAAGAGAAAGTCGACATTGGATCCGTGATCATTACCAAGTTGGATGGCCATGCTAAGGGAGGTGGTGCTTTATcggctgtggctgccacacaaTCGCCCATCATCTTCATTGGCACCGGCGAGCATATCGATGATTTGGAACCATTCAAAACGAAGCCTTTTGTCAGCAAATTGCTGGGCATGGGTGACATTGAAGGACTGATAGACAAG GTGAACGAACTGAAACTGGATGGCAACGAGGAGCTGCTGGAAAAGATCAAGCATGGCCATTTCACAATACGCGACATGTACGAGCAGTTCCAAAACATCATGAAAATGGGACCATTCTCACAAATCATGAACATGATTCCCGGCTTCTCGCAGGACTTCATGACCAAGGGTGGCGAGCAGGAATCGATGGCGCGCATCAAACGCATGATGACCATGATGGACAGTATGTCTGACAGTGAATTAGATAACCGAGATGGCGCCAAGCTGTTCAGCAAGCAGCCCACCCGTTGTATTCGTGTCGCACAAGGTTCCGGCGTCATTGAGCGTGAGGTGAAGGAGTTGATTGCACATTATACGAAGTTTGCGGCAGTGGTTAAGAAAATGGGCGGCGTCAAAGGATTATTCAAGCAAGGAGACATGACGAAAAATGTGAATCCCACACAGATGGCGAAACTGAATCAGCAGATGGCCAAAATGATTGATCCCCGCATGCTGCAGCAAATGGGCGGAGTTGGTGGCCTACAGAATATGATGAGACAACTGCAACAGGGCGCAGCCGGTGGCCTGGGCGGTCTCGGGAATCTAATGGGAGGTTTTGGTGGCAAATGA